The stretch of DNA CCCGTCGTTTCAACGTCAAAAACCACATACGTGTCTGTAGCAAGCTCCCGGTCGGCATCTTCATATGCGATCGGCACACCGTCATTAACGAGATTGGCTTCCATCCCATATAAAATTTTTACGCCATGTTTTTTTCCGGCACTGTATGCTTCCGGGAACGACTGAGCCACTGCATGATCGGTAATAGCGATAGCCGGATGCCCCCATTTTTTTGCCTGCCCGACTAATGTGCTGATGGAAGTTATGGCATCCATCTGGCTCATCGGTGAATGAAGATGAAGTTCCACCCGTTTTTCCTCTGCTGTATCTTCCCGCATCGGGGAACGAATTTCATTTACATCATTGGCGATCATCACGAGGTCACGGACAAAGGTGTCATTTTGAACAGACCCCCGCACACGTACCCACATGCCTTTTTTAATACGGTTAAACATCGCAGCGTCTTCTTTATCACGCGAAAACATTTTGACCATTAAGGAGTCCGTGTAGTCGGTAATCTTAAAAGTGAGCAGCGTACGGCCGCTGCGCAGCTCTTTCGTTTCTGCGTCGAAAATATACCCTTCTGAAGCAATCCGGCGCTCTTCATCAACAATTTCTTCAAGCTTTTTAAATTCTGCATCGGGCTTGATCATATAACCAATCGTCACAGGGCCGGATTCTTCTGGAGCCTCATCCTGCTCTTTTGCCCGGTTTTGCATATCGATGACTGCCTGGCGTGCTCGTTCCGCATCTTCTTTGCGCTTTTCTTCTAAAAACTTTTCATATTCTTCGTTTCGCTCGTTTTGGGAAACTTGTATGTCAAATGTCAGCGGCGGAAATCCGAGACTTTCATACACTTCACACAAACGGCGTCCATATTTATTTTTGAGCGCCATGCCTTCCATTTCATTTTGGGTGCCGATCACAAGCTTGGTCCCTGATACCTCTGGTTTTTGCCCATTTAATGTCGCTAAAAGCGGAGGTGCCATGCCTTCAAGCTGGCGGACGCAATACGGCCAGTAATCGATGATATGCTCCGGTGTGCACGTGCGATCCTGCACTTCCATTGAGAAAGTAACCGAGGCAAATGTGGCAAATGTGGCAGACAGCGAATCGGCAAACCGCATGAGAACATTACACGGAATCAGCGCTGGGGCCGCAAATACAAAATGCCACTTTTTTTCTTGTTTTAATACGGTTAATTTTTTGATTTCGGTTCCTTCAAAGTGGCGGACCACTGCATCTTCTGTTAGCCGAAGCTGGTCCAGCAGGATTAAAAAGCGGCTCCGTCCACTTGATACTTCCTTCATTTTTATTTCCCCCTTACACAGAAAAGGATGAGCGGCACGAGCCGGTCATCCTTTTTCTTTTAAAGTGCAGCCTGCAAGCTGCGTACCGCTTGCACGATTTCTTCAACAGACGTTTCTACTACTTCGCCTGTCTGGCGTACTTTTATTTCAACAATGCCTTCAGCAGCTTTTTTCCCTGCTGTTACACGAACAGGCACACCAATTAAATCACTATCGGTAAACTTAACCCCTGCACGTTCAGCACGATCATCGAGCAGCACATCCATACCTGCATTCCGAAGAGCCGTATAGATTTCGTTTGCTGCATCTGTCTGCGCCGAGTCTTTCACATTGACGGGAATCACATGAACATCAAATGGCGTAAGATTTAGCGGCCATACAAAGCCGTTTTCATCATTGTATTGTTCCGCCATTGCTGCAAGAACACGGGAAACGCCAATACCGTAGCAGCCCATAATCATCGGCTGTGTCCGGCCGTTTTCATCCAGATACACAGCGTTCATTGCTTCACTGTAACGCGTGCCCAGCTTGAAGATGTGGCCAACTTCGATTCCTTTTGCAAACTGAATCGTTCCTTCTCCATCTGGAGACGGATCACCTTCTAAAATAAAGCGAAGATCTGCAAATTCTGTTACATGGAAATCACGATCTGCATTGGCATTCACATAATGAAAGCCATTTTCGTTCGCCCCGCACACAATGTTTACCATCGATTGAACGGCGTTATCAGCCAGTATTTTCACATCAGCCGGAAGGCCAACCGGGCCAAGCGAACCGAACGAAGCACCAAATAATTTTACGGCCTCTTCTTCATCCGCCATTTCGACCGTTTTGGCATTCAAGACATTTTTCAATTTAATATCGTTGATTTCATGATCTCCGCGTGCAAGAACAACAACCATTTCATCGTCGACGTTAAAAAGAAGAGTTTTAATGCACTG from Domibacillus sp. DTU_2020_1001157_1_SI_ALB_TIR_016 encodes:
- a CDS encoding proline--tRNA ligase, whose product is MKQSKTLIPTMREVPADADVKSHQLLLRAGFIRQNASGIYSYLPLGQKMLRKVEAIVREEMDAAGAVELLMPALQQAELWEESGRWQTYGPELMRLKDRHSRDFALGATHEEVITSLIRDEIKSYKRLPLTLYQIQTKFRDEKRPRFGLLRGREFIMKDAYSFHASQESLDEVYDRLFEAYSNIFRRCGLNFRAVIADSGAMGGKDTHEFMVLSDIGEDTIAYSDTSDYAANVEMAPVTVVYEKSDEEQKPLEKVETPDSKTIEKVSAFLDVSAEQCIKTLLFNVDDEMVVVLARGDHEINDIKLKNVLNAKTVEMADEEEAVKLFGASFGSLGPVGLPADVKILADNAVQSMVNIVCGANENGFHYVNANADRDFHVTEFADLRFILEGDPSPDGEGTIQFAKGIEVGHIFKLGTRYSEAMNAVYLDENGRTQPMIMGCYGIGVSRVLAAMAEQYNDENGFVWPLNLTPFDVHVIPVNVKDSAQTDAANEIYTALRNAGMDVLLDDRAERAGVKFTDSDLIGVPVRVTAGKKAAEGIVEIKVRQTGEVVETSVEEIVQAVRSLQAAL